A single window of Pseudophryne corroboree isolate aPseCor3 chromosome 5, aPseCor3.hap2, whole genome shotgun sequence DNA harbors:
- the ZNF706 gene encoding zinc finger protein 706, whose translation MARGHQKIQSQQKNAKKQAEQKKKQGHDQKAAAKAALVFTCLVCRTQMPDPKTFKQHFESKHPKVPLPPELVDVEA comes from the exons ATGGCTCGAGGACATCAGAAGATTCAATCGCAACAGAAAAATGCCAAGAAACAAGCAGAACAGAAGAAGAAACAAGGGCACGACCAGAAAGCTGCAGCTAAAGCCGCTCTAGTATTCACCTGCCTTGTCTGCCGG ACACAAATGCCAGATCCCAAAACCTTCAAGCAGCACTTTGAGAGCAAACATCCGAAGGTCCCACTGCCTCCAGAGCTGGTTGATGTTGAGGCATAG